Proteins encoded in a region of the Neoarius graeffei isolate fNeoGra1 chromosome 3, fNeoGra1.pri, whole genome shotgun sequence genome:
- the LOC132882723 gene encoding uncharacterized protein LOC132882723, with protein sequence MTPQKRIDKAVVKYVVHGLRPFSVVEQEPFRELVKDLVPNAKMMSWVTLTSMIDDGFKQMKMALTEAMKGVDHIATTTDCWSVRRRGFIGVTAHWIDPETLRRCSAALACRQLRGSHTFDLLANALNDIHAEFEIRGKIVRTTTDNGSNFVKAFRVFGEDENNNAEGVEEAEESAQSEEEDDGGVDEDEDVQYVDTAALLNEDDGFEFQLPRHQRCACHILNLIASEDSTNATSNDAYKKLHHATFGKCYGLWNKCGRTTLAAEMIEDVCSIQLLRPNKTRWNSLFMAVERLLRINKEKGEGALRAIATDLKVPMFNPAELAFLTEYAAVMSPVAQATNILQAETNAQMGWLLPIIHLLTVKLDKVKLQLKYCRPLVDALQSGIQNHFGHMFRDAELVAAAILPKFRTTWTKDDATITMGIDYIKQHIEDPSLQPGATRSSSSDEDDFFSSLQVSKTQDGAKQLDAYLSCSADHMDLLKSFPSVCKLSVKLNTPLPASAACERLFSIAGLVFSP encoded by the exons AAGGCCGTCGTTAAATACGTTGTACATGGGCTTCGGCCATTTTCTGTAGTTGAGCAGGAACCTTTCAGAGAATTAGTTAAGGACCTTGTCCCTAATGCCAAAATGATGTCCTGGGTGACTCTCACCTCCATGATTGATGATGGCTtcaaacaaatgaaaatggcTCTGACTGAGGCAATGAAGGGGGTCGACCACATTGCTACTACTACCGACTGTTGGTCTGTCAGAAGGCGAGGCTTCATCGGTGTTACTGCACACTGGATTGACCCTGAGACTCTTCGAAGATGTTCAGCAGCTTTAGCTTGCAGACAGTTGAGGGGTTCACACACATTTGACCTGCTAGCCAATGCTCTGAATGACATACACGCAGAATTTGAGATTCGAGGCAAGATTGTGAGGACGACCACTGATAATGGTTCAAACTTTGTCAAGGCTTTCCGAGTGTTTGGGGAAGATGAGAACAACAATGCGGAGGGAGTTGAGGAAGCTGAAGAGTCTGCACAGTCTGAAGAGGAAGATGATGGTGGAGTGGATGAGGATGAAGATGTACAGTACGTTGATACGGcagctcttctaaatgaagatgaTGGCTTTGAATTTCAACTACCGAGACACCAACGCTGTGCTTGTCATATCTTAAATCTAATCGCTAGTGAAGATTCCACAAATGCAACCTCCAATGATGCATACAAAAAGCTGCACCATGCAACGTTTGGCAAGTGTTACGGCCTATGGAACAAATGTGGAAGAACCACACTTGCAGCTGAGAtgattgaagatgtctgttccattCAGCTTCTAAGACCAAATAAAACAAGGTGGAATTCCTTGTTTATGGCCGTGGAACGCCTACTCCGGATTAATAAAGAGAAGGGAGAGGGGGCCCTAAGAGCTATTGCCACCGACCTGAAGGTCCCAAT GTTCAACCCAGCGGAACTTGCATTTCTCACTGAATATGCTGCTGTAATGAGCCCTGTCGCCCAAGCAACCAACATACTGCAAGCAGAGACCAACGCACAAATGGGGTGGCTACTTCCTATAATCCACCTGCTGACGGTCAAACTCGACAAGGTCAAGTTGCAGCTGAAGTACTGCAGGCCTCTTGTTGATGCTCTACAGTCTGGAATTCAGAACCATTTTGGGCACATGTTCAGGGATGCTGAGCTGGTTGCAGCTGCAATTCTTCCCAAATTCCGAACGACATGGACGAAGGACGACGCtaccatcacaatgg GAATCGATTACATCAAGCAGCATATAGAGGATCCCTCCCTCCAGCCGGGTGCGACCAGGTCGAGTTCATCAGATGAGGATGACTTCTTCTCGTCCCTGCAGGTGTCGAAGACCCAAGATGGTGCCAAACAGTTGGATGCCTACCTGTCCTgctcagctgaccacatggacttgCTGAAGTCCTTCCCTTCTGTTTGCAAGCTGTCTGTCAAGCTCAACACACCACTGCCAGCATCAGCAGCATGCGAAAGGCTGTTCAGCATAGCAGGGCTTGTTTTCAGCCCATGA